A single genomic interval of Aegicerativicinus sediminis harbors:
- a CDS encoding glycosyltransferase family 4 protein: MKTLAIISHTEHYLKEDGSLVGLAPTVMEINHLLAIFDRIIHLAMLHSSPAPANTLAYCSDRIKFEALPALGGKNAASKIKMLWYAPKVLFKVQKVLKKADLFQFRAPTGIGVFVIPYLLLTSKRGWFKYAGNWQQKDIPITYNFQRWLLKNQSRKVTINGNWENQPVNCITFENPCLTQEELIEGANLEKHFDPQNISICFIGRLEKEKGFDLFLKAIQNLPPAFKNQISTVHIIGEDRNFTYGDLINNLGVKIVNHGLLKRSEVHKILKQTQLLILPSKTEGFPKVLAESWNYKCLTIASAIPGLDEYFHLQIARWLKSSNLSELQKAIEDILTLGENEFKTRTNSHLNWVENFTYNKYNNRIKELVLNE; encoded by the coding sequence ATGAAAACCTTAGCCATTATTTCACATACCGAACATTACCTTAAGGAGGATGGAAGCTTAGTAGGTTTAGCTCCCACGGTTATGGAAATAAATCATCTTTTGGCAATTTTTGATAGAATAATTCATTTGGCCATGTTGCATTCGTCGCCTGCACCCGCCAACACCTTGGCGTATTGCTCAGACCGCATTAAATTTGAAGCCTTGCCTGCTTTGGGAGGTAAAAATGCTGCTTCAAAAATAAAAATGCTGTGGTATGCTCCTAAGGTGCTTTTCAAAGTCCAAAAGGTGTTAAAAAAGGCTGATCTATTTCAGTTTCGGGCACCAACAGGTATAGGTGTATTTGTTATTCCTTATTTATTGCTTACTTCAAAAAGGGGTTGGTTTAAATATGCTGGTAATTGGCAACAAAAGGATATTCCAATTACTTACAACTTTCAGCGTTGGTTATTAAAAAATCAATCCAGAAAAGTAACGATTAATGGAAATTGGGAAAATCAGCCAGTCAACTGCATAACGTTTGAGAATCCTTGTTTGACCCAAGAGGAACTAATTGAAGGAGCCAATCTCGAAAAACATTTTGATCCACAAAATATTTCCATATGTTTTATAGGTCGTTTGGAAAAGGAAAAAGGATTTGATTTGTTTTTAAAAGCCATTCAAAATTTACCCCCGGCTTTTAAAAATCAGATTAGTACTGTTCATATCATTGGTGAAGATCGGAATTTTACTTATGGAGATCTGATAAATAATCTGGGAGTTAAGATTGTAAACCATGGGTTGCTCAAAAGATCGGAGGTTCATAAAATTTTAAAGCAAACGCAGCTTCTAATATTGCCTTCCAAAACTGAGGGTTTTCCGAAAGTATTGGCTGAGTCCTGGAATTATAAATGTTTAACCATAGCATCCGCTATCCCAGGACTTGATGAATATTTTCATCTTCAAATTGCAAGGTGGTTAAAATCTTCCAATTTAAGCGAATTGCAAAAAGCCATTGAAGATATACTTACATTAGGTGAAAATGAATTTAAAACTAGAACAAATTCCCATTTAAACTGGGTCGAAAACTTTACCTATAATAAGTATAATAATCGTATAAAGGAATTGGTTTTAAACGAATAA
- a CDS encoding glycosyltransferase family 4 protein encodes MVKKTVYFFSFSLDENSAADYFISLCNELAKVHTVIIIANKVRNTNVPLSEKIKVFKWPSNNPRKIRDFYFLIKLVLNYKPSFMVSIFSSVNIFLIVGWLFHVKNRIAWIRSLSTQFHYNKFLVFRKSIILRLATRVFVNSTATLEDASQFYQIDKQKMSIIYNSVMDYNLVVDNNISYLPNKILYVGRLHHSKGIDILIKAIAILRSEKLELEIIGAGSYKSELKNLVKNLNLEDKVNFVGHKKKSEVLIYFKKAFCTVVPSFSEAFGYTIIEAMSMKSCVVGANNTGIKETIIHNKTGLLFETGNPTDLAEKMLYLLRNNAVRDNLAKEGYLRFLSKYEINTRLLEDVQFYQ; translated from the coding sequence TTGGTTAAAAAAACGGTTTATTTCTTTTCGTTTAGTTTAGATGAGAATTCGGCAGCTGATTATTTTATTTCGCTCTGCAACGAATTAGCGAAAGTTCATACCGTTATAATAATTGCGAATAAAGTCAGAAATACGAATGTTCCTCTTTCGGAGAAAATTAAAGTTTTCAAATGGCCTTCAAATAACCCTAGGAAAATTAGGGATTTCTATTTTTTAATTAAGTTGGTTCTCAATTATAAGCCTTCCTTTATGGTATCGATATTTAGTTCGGTCAATATTTTTTTAATTGTAGGTTGGCTTTTTCATGTTAAAAATCGTATTGCATGGATAAGATCGTTAAGTACTCAATTTCATTACAATAAATTTTTGGTTTTTAGAAAAAGCATCATTCTAAGATTGGCTACTAGGGTTTTCGTTAACTCAACTGCGACACTAGAAGATGCAAGTCAATTTTACCAAATTGACAAGCAAAAAATGTCAATAATTTATAACTCTGTGATGGATTATAATTTGGTGGTTGACAATAACATTTCTTATTTGCCTAATAAGATTTTGTATGTTGGGAGATTGCACCATTCTAAGGGAATAGATATTCTAATTAAAGCAATTGCGATCTTAAGATCGGAAAAATTAGAATTAGAGATAATCGGTGCAGGTTCTTATAAGTCTGAATTGAAAAACTTAGTTAAAAATTTAAATCTCGAGGACAAGGTTAATTTTGTGGGTCATAAAAAAAAATCGGAGGTTTTGATTTACTTTAAAAAAGCCTTTTGTACAGTTGTCCCAAGTTTTTCAGAGGCTTTTGGTTATACCATAATTGAAGCAATGAGTATGAAGAGCTGTGTTGTTGGGGCCAACAATACTGGAATTAAGGAGACCATCATACATAATAAAACCGGCTTGTTATTCGAGACAGGAAACCCTACAGATTTAGCCGAGAAGATGTTATACCTTTTAAGAAATAATGCCGTCAGGGATAACTTGGCTAAGGAAGGTTATCTAAGGTTTTTAAGTAAGTATGAAATTAATACTAGATTGTTAGAGGATGTTCAGTTTTATCAATAG
- a CDS encoding class I SAM-dependent methyltransferase has protein sequence MTSYEYLRWFTYPFLPVLYIRVRNDVKNLLKQSKIGSKEINILDVGGRKSPYTIGIPAQISLMDIPQENETMKSLHLGFTDKLLDDVKERRSNVFDLIIEDMTQTTLPQNSYDGIICVEVLEHVENDEEFVKNLAKVLKPNGWAYLTTPNGDFIKNEGPNKNPDHKRHYTKQQLIDLLKSHFNEVEVNYAVKTGKYRVMGLKGFRKKKPWLLFKSVYANLVNRWQSKNVFDKSNGTAHLVAIVFK, from the coding sequence ATGACCTCATACGAATACCTACGTTGGTTTACCTATCCTTTCTTGCCAGTACTCTATATTCGAGTTAGGAATGATGTAAAAAACCTTCTTAAGCAATCAAAAATAGGTTCAAAGGAAATTAATATATTAGATGTTGGGGGTAGGAAATCTCCCTATACCATTGGTATTCCTGCCCAAATTAGTTTAATGGATATTCCGCAAGAAAACGAGACGATGAAATCTTTACATCTCGGATTTACAGATAAGTTGCTGGATGATGTTAAAGAAAGACGATCTAATGTTTTTGATTTAATTATTGAGGATATGACCCAAACAACTCTTCCCCAAAATTCTTATGATGGAATTATTTGTGTAGAAGTGTTAGAGCACGTGGAAAATGATGAAGAATTTGTAAAAAACCTGGCCAAGGTATTGAAACCAAATGGATGGGCTTATCTCACCACACCAAATGGTGATTTTATAAAAAATGAAGGCCCGAATAAAAATCCAGACCATAAACGCCACTATACCAAACAGCAATTAATCGATCTTCTAAAAAGTCATTTTAACGAAGTCGAAGTAAATTATGCGGTTAAAACTGGAAAATACCGAGTTATGGGATTAAAAGGATTCAGAAAAAAGAAACCTTGGCTGCTTTTCAAATCAGTCTATGCAAACCTTGTTAATAGGTGGCAATCTAAAAATGTTTTTGATAAAAGCAATGGAACGGCTCATTTGGTAGCAATTGTATTTAAATGA
- a CDS encoding glycosyltransferase family 4 protein, translating to MTNTEIPILLVTSEFPPQPGGIGYHAYHLATFLERDGFELTVITDQRSLDGKQEATFDASCDFKIIRVKRERLIAKTYLTRIKQVIQNTSRKTIVIASGKFSLWVVAMQSQFKNCKTVAILHGTEVNFQNPILKKSIDFSIKRFDKLIAVSNFTKNLVAYLNLPITVIPNGIVFNYWNMDRANTALILKGSPILVTIGRISERKGQFKVVGYLPELIKYWPHIQYHCIGLDNEGGKLMELATTLGVCSHLTIHGPLPTNQLKDYLSKADIALMLSQNTYSGDVEGFGIAALEANALGIPVIGSKGSGLEDAIEDYKSGRLVDSSNFEEIKEAINEILKNRPVYKQNSVLWAKQHDWSKIIQQYLNVLE from the coding sequence ATGACCAATACCGAAATTCCGATATTATTAGTAACCTCAGAATTTCCACCACAACCTGGGGGTATTGGTTACCATGCCTATCATCTAGCAACCTTTCTCGAAAGGGATGGTTTTGAACTCACAGTGATAACAGATCAGCGGTCTCTTGATGGTAAACAAGAAGCAACCTTTGATGCTAGTTGTGATTTTAAGATCATCAGGGTAAAAAGGGAAAGACTTATTGCGAAAACCTATTTAACGAGAATAAAGCAGGTTATCCAAAATACATCAAGGAAAACTATAGTAATTGCTTCCGGAAAATTTTCCCTTTGGGTTGTAGCCATGCAATCTCAGTTTAAAAATTGTAAAACAGTTGCAATTCTACACGGCACGGAGGTCAATTTTCAAAATCCCATTTTAAAAAAGTCCATTGATTTTTCTATAAAGCGTTTCGATAAATTGATTGCCGTATCTAATTTTACAAAAAACTTGGTGGCATATTTAAATCTGCCTATTACTGTTATTCCAAATGGAATTGTCTTTAATTATTGGAATATGGATCGAGCCAATACCGCTTTAATATTGAAAGGAAGCCCCATTCTTGTAACAATCGGCCGAATATCTGAACGCAAAGGACAATTTAAGGTGGTGGGTTATTTGCCAGAATTAATTAAATATTGGCCACATATTCAATACCATTGTATCGGTTTAGACAACGAGGGTGGAAAGTTAATGGAGTTGGCTACTACTTTGGGTGTCTGCTCCCATCTCACCATCCACGGTCCTTTGCCTACAAATCAATTAAAAGACTACCTGTCTAAGGCAGATATTGCTCTGATGTTAAGTCAAAATACGTATTCTGGTGATGTGGAAGGTTTTGGTATTGCTGCTTTGGAGGCCAATGCTTTAGGAATTCCAGTTATAGGTTCAAAAGGAAGCGGTTTGGAGGATGCCATAGAGGATTATAAATCTGGTCGATTGGTTGATTCTAGTAATTTTGAAGAAATAAAGGAAGCTATTAATGAAATTCTGAAGAACAGGCCGGTGTATAAACAGAATTCGGTTTTATGGGCAAAACAACATGATTGGTCTAAAATCATTCAACAATATTTGAACGTATTAGAATGA
- a CDS encoding glycosyltransferase family 4 protein, which yields MKILLFYTKNQGYLSQFFSEFSDYLSTQENEIFIFSFKQNNGYSQNSNIHFYTKKKRGFISNYFQVFQIVKKIRPDVIIANFSYVNPAIISGYLFNTKTKIAWCDSLIKQSGANWLNNNIKRIVYRYANYLIANSYLMQQELIDIIRVRNDKIKVIPFYTNIHLKNKATKTKPNDIFKIGCPGRLEEHKNQLIVLKAIKLLNFNSNAKLRLFLAGTGNKKKQLIQYADENDLPVDFLDQLNSDKILDFYNEMDLIVLPSLHEAFGLVAIEAMALGRPVIISKNFGALSFIDQNKFKLDSFTFDPSNVKELAEILETYKQGDGHNGEYFQNLYKQTFNKGRIFESISNIILSETIE from the coding sequence TTGAAAATTTTGCTCTTTTACACCAAAAATCAAGGGTACTTATCCCAGTTTTTTTCAGAGTTTTCGGACTATTTGAGCACACAAGAAAATGAAATTTTTATCTTTTCGTTTAAGCAAAATAATGGTTACAGTCAAAATAGCAATATTCATTTTTATACTAAGAAAAAGAGGGGATTTATTTCAAATTATTTCCAGGTATTCCAAATAGTTAAGAAGATTAGGCCAGATGTAATTATCGCTAATTTTAGTTATGTAAATCCTGCAATTATTTCTGGTTATCTGTTCAATACTAAAACCAAAATTGCTTGGTGTGATTCTTTAATTAAACAATCGGGAGCCAATTGGTTAAATAATAATATCAAACGAATTGTATATAGATATGCGAATTATTTAATTGCCAATTCATATCTCATGCAACAGGAGTTAATCGATATTATTAGGGTAAGGAATGACAAAATAAAAGTCATCCCTTTTTATACCAATATCCATTTGAAAAATAAAGCTACTAAGACAAAACCAAATGACATTTTCAAAATTGGTTGTCCAGGTCGGCTAGAGGAGCATAAAAATCAATTGATAGTTTTGAAGGCCATAAAATTGTTGAATTTTAATTCAAATGCGAAACTGAGGTTGTTTCTAGCTGGTACCGGAAACAAAAAAAAACAGCTAATCCAATATGCGGATGAGAATGATTTGCCTGTGGATTTTTTAGATCAATTGAACTCAGATAAAATATTGGACTTCTATAATGAAATGGATTTAATTGTATTGCCTAGTCTGCATGAAGCCTTTGGATTAGTGGCTATTGAAGCTATGGCACTTGGGAGGCCAGTAATTATCTCTAAAAACTTTGGAGCCTTATCCTTTATAGATCAAAATAAATTTAAATTGGATTCCTTTACTTTCGATCCTTCGAACGTAAAGGAATTAGCTGAAATATTGGAAACATATAAACAAGGAGATGGGCATAATGGTGAATATTTCCAAAATCTTTATAAACAAACCTTTAATAAAGGCCGTATTTTTGAAAGTATTTCAAATATTATTTTATCCGAAACCATAGAATAA
- a CDS encoding sulfotransferase family protein — MKIFVIGFHKTGTTSLELALNRLGFNVYGGDQKLLSIKNVSERQKYIKNILKQYNVVQDMPWPLFYKELYEMFPDSKFILTYRSPEKWIKSVVQFFAGIKFPLHQKIYGVPCAAGYEDIYLHKYNAHNQEVLEFFNGNSNFLVMEAGKNFDYGTLCGFLEVRAIPSEAFPHGRNNSKRLLPKFKWYRQLRSYYWNLKKGYN; from the coding sequence TTGAAAATTTTCGTTATAGGCTTTCATAAAACTGGCACTACCTCTTTAGAGTTAGCCCTAAATAGGTTAGGTTTTAATGTTTACGGAGGAGATCAAAAACTGTTAAGCATTAAAAATGTATCTGAAAGGCAGAAATATATTAAAAATATACTGAAGCAATATAATGTCGTTCAAGATATGCCATGGCCCCTGTTTTATAAGGAGCTTTATGAAATGTTTCCAGATTCCAAATTTATTTTAACTTATAGATCTCCAGAAAAATGGATTAAAAGTGTGGTGCAGTTTTTTGCAGGAATAAAATTTCCTTTACATCAAAAAATTTATGGTGTTCCCTGTGCAGCAGGCTATGAAGATATTTACCTCCATAAATATAACGCACATAATCAGGAAGTCTTAGAATTTTTTAATGGCAATTCCAATTTTTTAGTGATGGAAGCAGGTAAAAACTTCGATTATGGAACCCTTTGTGGATTTTTAGAGGTGAGGGCCATTCCTTCTGAGGCTTTTCCTCATGGACGCAACAATTCTAAAAGATTATTGCCAAAATTTAAATGGTATAGGCAATTAAGATCTTATTATTGGAATCTTAAAAAGGGATATAATTGA
- a CDS encoding FkbM family methyltransferase — MFSFINRTNRLKFKFELSKGICAILPPIFSQSVRNRIISIKEGEVLKLGFKKRSLTGSCFFGNTSDFHAFKFAIHGYFDWRNIVLAKKLFQIKPGNIIEVGANIGTETISYADITSQLNYKTLAFEPLPSNFSILEKNKVLNKLDNLEIFDCLVSDKNGLINFKIPAGNNSGSGHIVQDTEKTLTDLIKIPVSSLDELIPQENISIIFIDVEGMEFQVIKGALNLIRTNRPSIVLEVNRKFLENRGQTSVSELMQLFNSLSYNCYYINRFSIERVDKKKLKVNKNKNWICIPKEESKTINKLRYSLLKMMVNPFTNFGTIIKASLSKTHL, encoded by the coding sequence ATGTTCAGTTTTATCAATAGAACGAATAGATTAAAATTTAAGTTTGAATTATCCAAAGGTATCTGTGCTATATTACCACCTATTTTTTCTCAATCGGTTAGAAATCGAATCATTTCAATTAAAGAAGGAGAGGTTTTAAAACTCGGCTTTAAAAAGAGATCATTAACTGGTAGCTGTTTTTTTGGAAACACCTCGGATTTTCATGCTTTTAAGTTCGCAATACATGGCTATTTTGATTGGAGAAATATTGTCCTAGCCAAAAAACTTTTTCAAATTAAGCCAGGAAATATTATTGAAGTCGGTGCCAACATAGGTACTGAGACCATATCATATGCCGATATCACAAGTCAATTAAATTATAAAACCTTAGCCTTTGAGCCACTACCTTCAAATTTTAGTATTTTAGAAAAAAACAAGGTTCTTAACAAATTGGATAATCTTGAAATATTTGATTGTTTAGTATCGGATAAAAATGGCTTAATTAATTTTAAAATACCTGCTGGAAACAATTCGGGATCAGGTCATATTGTACAGGATACTGAAAAAACATTAACTGACCTTATTAAAATACCAGTTTCATCATTAGATGAGCTAATTCCTCAAGAAAATATATCAATCATTTTTATTGATGTGGAGGGAATGGAATTTCAAGTCATCAAGGGAGCTTTAAATTTAATTAGAACGAATAGACCGTCAATAGTTCTAGAGGTAAATAGAAAATTTCTAGAAAATAGAGGTCAAACTAGTGTATCAGAATTAATGCAACTATTTAATTCCTTATCCTATAACTGTTACTACATTAATCGATTTTCCATAGAAAGGGTTGACAAAAAAAAATTGAAGGTTAATAAGAATAAGAACTGGATTTGTATTCCAAAAGAAGAATCAAAAACAATAAATAAATTGAGGTATAGTTTATTAAAAATGATGGTAAACCCTTTTACAAATTTTGGAACCATTATTAAGGCATCATTAAGTAAAACGCATTTATAA
- a CDS encoding glycosyltransferase family 2 protein — protein MKEEPLLSSLFFFKYLHSTHYFRLLNMDGNLVFPLWENLPQSIKDKIELCQEFKSELSKRHEASYRTILKGYLGEVEHVNNFQEIPLEDNYRFLRRYVSPFWVLYVLVVRILSFHNIYKEILAWHRCKNEHRINYWEQPIVQDYNNELGTVSDSQLVSVIIPTLNRYVYLKDVLNDLENQTYSNFEVIVVDQSDNFNNNFYDQFNLNLNIIYQQEKELWKARNHAIKMAKGDFILLFDDDSRVEKDWIKYHIKILEDFEADISSGVSFSVIGAEVPKHYSYLKISDQLDTGNVMIKRNVFKKIGLFDRQFEGQRMGDGEFGCRAFKNNLKNISNPFAHRIHLKVDSGGLREKGSWDAFRPSKWIAPRPIPSVIYFFRRYFGRKATLFALLKNVPLGLVPYQYKQNKLRLIISILSLIILFPVVLIQVMWSWRLASLKLKEGPLIDQLP, from the coding sequence ATGAAGGAAGAACCATTGCTTTCATCACTATTTTTTTTCAAATACCTTCATTCTACCCATTATTTCCGTTTATTAAATATGGATGGTAACTTGGTATTTCCACTATGGGAAAACCTTCCACAGTCCATCAAAGATAAAATTGAACTTTGCCAAGAATTTAAATCTGAGCTATCTAAACGGCATGAGGCCTCGTATCGAACTATTTTAAAAGGTTATTTGGGTGAGGTAGAACATGTAAATAATTTTCAAGAAATACCTTTAGAGGATAATTATAGGTTTTTAAGAAGGTACGTTAGTCCCTTTTGGGTACTATATGTATTGGTTGTTCGCATCTTAAGTTTCCATAATATTTATAAAGAGATTTTGGCTTGGCACCGGTGCAAAAATGAACACCGAATTAATTATTGGGAACAACCTATTGTGCAAGATTATAATAATGAACTAGGAACTGTTTCTGACTCTCAATTAGTAAGTGTGATTATTCCGACACTCAATAGATATGTGTATTTAAAGGATGTTTTAAATGATTTGGAAAATCAAACCTATTCCAATTTTGAGGTAATTGTTGTTGATCAATCCGATAATTTTAATAATAATTTCTATGATCAGTTTAATCTTAATTTAAATATCATTTACCAACAGGAAAAAGAATTATGGAAAGCCCGTAATCATGCAATAAAAATGGCTAAAGGAGATTTTATTTTACTATTTGATGACGATTCTCGGGTTGAAAAGGATTGGATAAAATACCACATAAAAATATTGGAAGATTTTGAAGCAGATATTTCCTCTGGAGTTTCCTTTAGCGTCATTGGTGCTGAAGTGCCCAAACATTATTCTTATTTAAAGATAAGTGATCAATTGGATACTGGCAATGTAATGATCAAGAGGAATGTTTTTAAAAAGATCGGTCTCTTCGATAGGCAGTTTGAAGGACAACGTATGGGAGATGGGGAGTTTGGATGTAGGGCCTTTAAAAATAATTTAAAAAATATTTCAAATCCATTTGCACATCGAATTCATCTAAAGGTTGATTCAGGCGGGCTCAGGGAAAAAGGTAGTTGGGATGCATTTCGCCCCTCTAAGTGGATTGCGCCAAGACCAATTCCATCCGTCATATATTTTTTTAGACGTTATTTCGGACGAAAAGCAACATTGTTTGCACTTCTAAAGAATGTACCTCTTGGCTTGGTGCCTTATCAATATAAACAGAACAAACTAAGATTGATTATATCCATCTTATCATTAATTATTCTGTTCCCCGTTGTGTTGATCCAAGTAATGTGGTCATGGCGTTTAGCATCCTTAAAACTTAAGGAAGGACCTCTTATTGATCAATTGCCATGA
- a CDS encoding glycosyltransferase family 4 protein, giving the protein MDRFTKIAIYSGEIPSTTFIERLILGLSQRQFQLHVFGLVKTYPKNSPNVKVVGYRNNKFSKGLHLLKFTILLRLFQPKHKQKLDAWLKSKNRHTKRYKLNFYPVLWNTPHIFHIQWAKSLEDWMWLKEFGVKIVLSLRGAHINYSPIADLQLAESYRRNFPKVDGFHAVSNAIATEALKYGAHPKNIKVVYSGIDIKPSNTSVHEKNRYFQVVSVGRNHWKKGYNYALDAIKIVTETYPDVHYSLIGLSDNIEYIYQIKDLGIEKNVSILPILSQMDVLDRMARADLMLLSSVEEGIANVVLEAMAMGTLVLSTDCGGMSELIKDGENGFLVPIRFPELMAQKILHCISFEKNKKAVIIDNAKVSIKQNHNLEGMVDGMIELYNQVLNEA; this is encoded by the coding sequence TTGGATAGGTTTACCAAAATAGCCATTTATTCAGGAGAAATTCCTAGTACAACCTTTATTGAAAGATTGATATTAGGACTGTCTCAGCGACAGTTTCAATTACATGTATTTGGTTTGGTTAAAACCTATCCTAAGAACAGTCCTAATGTAAAGGTAGTTGGGTATAGAAACAACAAATTTTCTAAGGGCCTTCATTTATTAAAATTTACCATATTACTAAGACTATTTCAACCTAAACATAAACAGAAATTAGATGCTTGGTTAAAATCCAAAAACCGCCATACAAAGCGGTATAAATTAAATTTTTACCCCGTACTATGGAATACCCCTCATATATTCCATATTCAATGGGCAAAGTCTTTAGAGGATTGGATGTGGCTAAAAGAATTTGGGGTTAAAATAGTTTTAAGTTTAAGAGGCGCCCATATTAATTATTCTCCCATTGCCGATTTACAACTTGCCGAGTCTTACAGGAGAAATTTTCCCAAAGTTGATGGCTTTCATGCAGTTTCAAATGCCATTGCAACAGAGGCGCTAAAATATGGGGCACACCCAAAAAACATAAAGGTGGTTTATAGTGGTATTGACATTAAACCCTCAAATACTTCGGTTCATGAAAAGAATAGATATTTTCAAGTTGTTTCGGTAGGACGTAATCATTGGAAAAAAGGCTATAATTATGCATTGGATGCTATTAAAATAGTAACCGAAACTTATCCAGATGTACACTATTCATTAATTGGATTATCCGATAATATTGAATATATATATCAAATAAAAGATTTGGGAATTGAAAAGAATGTTTCCATACTACCAATTTTATCCCAAATGGATGTTTTAGATCGGATGGCTCGGGCAGATTTAATGCTTTTATCCAGTGTGGAAGAAGGAATAGCCAATGTTGTTCTAGAGGCTATGGCCATGGGTACTCTCGTCTTATCCACTGACTGTGGAGGGATGTCTGAATTAATAAAAGATGGAGAGAATGGGTTTTTGGTGCCAATTAGATTTCCAGAACTTATGGCTCAAAAAATTCTTCATTGTATCTCATTTGAGAAAAATAAAAAGGCAGTTATTATTGACAATGCCAAGGTATCAATTAAACAAAATCATAATTTAGAGGGAATGGTTGATGGGATGATAGAATTATATAATCAAGTTTTAAATGAAGCTTAA
- a CDS encoding glycosyltransferase family 4 protein produces the protein MKLKRIGFVLSFLPDYSETFLSSKIEGLVEYGHSVVVYTDYIPKNIEHKNFSIISGADWTVSNTKKLFLTAKYVFFSLFKSPRRSYQLYKLNKKDGFDFRSNIINVIKNQNLLRLEVDWLHFGFGSLIEGRENVAKAIGAKCGLSFRGYDLYLSPLLRPNCFDLAFSKEIKYHVLSEQMKLHLLEKGINEKRISVIPPAIDSNYFKPLEARIKNKTNQFLTVARLHWKKGLEYTLEALSLLKESGLDFQYKIIGEGDQYERLVFAAYQLGLKDKIEFLGKCSKEEVRNYMAQADIYLQYSIQEGFCNAVLEAQAMELLCLVSNAEGLEENIVHQKTGWVVPKRKPGLLADQIIQVLGLDEKSKTIIKRNARKRVVADFNLEFQNLKFLEFYGE, from the coding sequence ATGAAGCTTAAAAGAATTGGTTTTGTGTTGTCTTTTCTGCCAGATTACTCTGAGACCTTCTTAAGCTCAAAAATAGAAGGTCTTGTTGAATATGGTCATTCAGTGGTGGTTTATACTGATTATATTCCTAAAAATATAGAACACAAAAATTTTTCTATTATTTCTGGTGCCGATTGGACAGTAAGTAATACTAAAAAGCTGTTTTTAACTGCTAAATATGTCTTTTTCAGTCTTTTTAAATCACCACGTAGATCGTATCAATTATATAAATTAAACAAAAAGGATGGGTTTGATTTTAGATCAAACATTATCAATGTTATTAAAAATCAAAATTTATTGAGGTTGGAGGTTGATTGGCTACATTTTGGTTTCGGTTCTCTTATAGAGGGTAGGGAAAATGTGGCTAAGGCAATAGGGGCCAAATGTGGACTAAGTTTTAGAGGCTACGATCTCTATCTGTCCCCATTGTTGAGACCAAATTGTTTCGATCTAGCCTTTTCTAAAGAAATAAAGTACCATGTGCTTTCCGAGCAAATGAAACTGCACTTATTAGAAAAGGGAATCAATGAAAAAAGGATTAGTGTGATACCACCAGCTATTGATTCTAATTATTTTAAGCCTTTAGAGGCCAGAATTAAAAATAAAACTAATCAATTTCTAACTGTAGCACGTCTGCATTGGAAAAAGGGCTTGGAATATACGTTAGAAGCCCTTTCCCTTTTGAAGGAAAGTGGTTTAGACTTTCAATATAAAATAATTGGAGAGGGAGATCAATACGAACGCCTGGTTTTTGCAGCTTACCAATTAGGCTTAAAAGATAAAATTGAGTTTTTAGGAAAATGCTCTAAGGAGGAAGTTAGGAATTATATGGCGCAAGCAGATATTTACCTTCAATACAGTATTCAAGAAGGTTTTTGTAATGCAGTGCTAGAAGCACAGGCTATGGAACTGTTATGTTTAGTATCTAATGCGGAAGGCTTGGAGGAAAATATAGTACACCAAAAAACTGGATGGGTTGTTCCTAAAAGAAAACCTGGCCTTCTTGCTGATCAGATTATACAAGTTTTGGGTTTAGATGAAAAATCCAAAACTATTATAAAGCGAAATGCCCGCAAAAGGGTTGTTGCTGATTTTAATTTAGAGTTTCAAAATCTTAAATTTTTAGAATTTTATGGTGAATAA